The proteins below come from a single Chitinophaga pinensis DSM 2588 genomic window:
- a CDS encoding helix-turn-helix domain-containing protein, with product MEHQSVYLTPDIKVSSYVDKLSKTKIMFDHHMLVWFIAGETRIVQADTCYTFKAGDIFLIPRNQPATIINYPTNHQPHKTVVMHLSTVRLRAFYAGLNIKASVSSSGKIRRFQHHPLLESCFASLLPYFELKELPEDIATIKITEAISILRLIDADIDGELTNFELPGRMDLVDFMERNYMFNMPLERFSYLTGRSLSTFKRDFKKAFDISPQRWLTQKRLELAYVHFTEKKLRPADVYFQVGFENLSHFSYAFKKHFGYTPTDLIS from the coding sequence ATGGAACATCAGTCGGTGTACTTAACACCAGATATCAAAGTTTCCAGTTACGTGGATAAGTTGTCCAAAACAAAAATCATGTTTGATCATCATATGCTGGTCTGGTTTATTGCCGGAGAAACGAGGATCGTTCAGGCTGATACCTGTTATACATTTAAAGCAGGAGACATTTTTCTGATTCCCCGCAATCAGCCGGCTACGATCATCAATTATCCCACCAATCATCAACCACATAAAACGGTTGTCATGCATCTTTCAACCGTCAGACTCCGTGCGTTTTATGCCGGATTAAATATAAAGGCTTCGGTCAGCAGTTCCGGTAAGATCAGGCGCTTTCAACATCATCCGTTACTGGAGAGCTGTTTTGCTTCGTTGCTCCCATACTTTGAGCTGAAGGAACTTCCGGAGGACATTGCTACCATAAAAATTACAGAAGCTATCAGCATATTGCGGCTGATTGATGCGGATATCGATGGAGAGCTGACCAACTTTGAGTTACCGGGAAGGATGGATCTTGTCGACTTTATGGAGCGGAATTACATGTTCAATATGCCCCTGGAACGTTTCAGCTATCTGACCGGCAGGAGTCTTAGTACGTTTAAGCGTGACTTTAAAAAGGCATTCGATATTTCACCACAAAGGTGGCTTACGCAGAAAAGACTGGAGCTCGCCTATGTTCATTTTACAGAGAAAAAGCTGCGACCTGCAGATGTGTATTTCCAGGTTGGATTTGAAAACCTGTCTCATTTCTCCTACGCTTTTAAAAAGCATTTCGGATATACTCCGACGGATTTGATTTCTTAA
- a CDS encoding SDR family NAD(P)-dependent oxidoreductase, with amino-acid sequence MIQNNNQGALQHPLGTGFNAQSTASDVISGIDLTGKIVIVTGGNAGIGVETTRTLAAAGATVIVPARDVDKARKNLEGIQRVEIEAMDFMDPGSIDAFADKFLHSGRPLHLLINNAGIMWVPLRKDARGIESQFVTNYIGQFHLTAKLWPALKRANGARVVNVSSLGHHMGNIDFNDPNFEHRDYETLAAYGQSKTASNLFALELDNRARDYHVRAYAVHPGSIGGTELAREAPVALFQQMGFLDENGDMRPEVLASLKTIPQGAATTVWAATSPLLNDLGGVYCEDGDVAELLSFDPAVESNAKFHQSGVMQYSLDEHSAKRLWVMSEKMTGIAFDVK; translated from the coding sequence ATGATACAGAACAACAATCAGGGAGCACTTCAGCATCCACTCGGCACAGGTTTTAACGCTCAGTCCACTGCTTCAGATGTTATCAGCGGCATAGATCTGACAGGTAAGATTGTTATCGTGACAGGCGGTAATGCAGGTATTGGTGTGGAAACTACAAGAACACTGGCAGCAGCCGGCGCTACCGTGATCGTTCCGGCGAGGGATGTTGATAAGGCCAGAAAGAACCTGGAAGGTATTCAACGGGTAGAGATCGAAGCGATGGATTTTATGGATCCTGGCTCTATTGATGCCTTTGCTGATAAGTTCCTTCACTCCGGCAGACCTTTACATCTGCTTATAAACAATGCCGGTATTATGTGGGTGCCTTTACGAAAAGATGCGCGTGGCATAGAGTCTCAGTTTGTTACGAATTACATCGGTCAGTTTCATCTGACGGCAAAACTCTGGCCTGCGCTTAAACGGGCAAATGGCGCACGTGTGGTGAATGTATCTTCTCTAGGTCATCACATGGGTAATATCGATTTTAACGATCCGAATTTCGAACACCGGGATTATGAAACACTGGCGGCTTATGGTCAATCCAAAACAGCCAGCAACCTGTTTGCCCTGGAACTGGATAACCGTGCCAGGGACTATCATGTACGCGCATATGCTGTACATCCCGGATCTATTGGTGGTACTGAATTAGCGCGTGAGGCTCCTGTAGCGCTTTTTCAGCAAATGGGTTTCCTCGATGAAAACGGCGACATGCGTCCTGAGGTATTGGCTTCACTGAAAACAATCCCACAGGGAGCTGCCACTACAGTATGGGCAGCAACCAGTCCGCTACTCAATGACCTCGGCGGCGTATACTGTGAAGATGGCGATGTGGCTGAGTTATTATCTTTTGATCCTGCTGTTGAGAGCAATGCTAAATTTCACCAGAGCGGGGTTATGCAGTATTCACTGGATGAACATAGTGCAAAAAGACTGTGGGTAATGAGCGAAAAGATGACGGGTATTGCATTTGACGTCAAATAA
- a CDS encoding SRPBCC family protein encodes MSNNSVSLHRVLKTSPEKVYRAFTEAAAFASWLPPYGFICIVHEMNVKTGGTFKMSFRNFTTGNSHSFGGEYVELKPNEFLKYTDKFDDPNLPGEMTTSVWLKKTIAGTDIKITQEGIPAAIPAEMCYLGWQESLEKLAKLVEPEIPDA; translated from the coding sequence ATGTCAAATAATTCTGTTTCACTACACAGGGTGCTCAAAACCTCTCCTGAAAAAGTATACCGTGCATTCACGGAAGCCGCTGCATTCGCTTCATGGCTGCCTCCTTATGGGTTTATCTGCATCGTCCATGAAATGAATGTAAAAACCGGCGGCACTTTCAAAATGTCCTTCCGGAATTTTACAACAGGCAATAGTCATTCATTCGGCGGAGAATATGTAGAACTCAAACCCAATGAATTTTTAAAATACACGGATAAATTTGACGACCCTAACCTGCCAGGAGAAATGACTACTTCTGTCTGGTTGAAGAAAACAATCGCAGGTACAGATATCAAAATTACCCAGGAAGGGATTCCCGCTGCCATCCCCGCAGAGATGTGTTACCTGGGCTGGCAGGAGTCACTGGAAAAGTTGGCTAAATTAGTAGAGCCGGAAATACCAGACGCCTGA
- a CDS encoding VF530 family DNA-binding protein, whose product METGNKSKDPLHGITLEKIITQLVDSYGWDELGYQIRINCFISNPSIQSSLKFLRKTPWARTKVEDFYKNALQEGKLK is encoded by the coding sequence ATGGAAACGGGGAATAAATCAAAAGATCCTTTACACGGAATAACGCTTGAAAAAATCATCACACAACTCGTAGACAGCTACGGATGGGATGAACTGGGATATCAGATCCGGATCAATTGCTTTATCAGCAATCCTTCTATACAATCCAGCTTAAAATTTCTGCGGAAGACACCCTGGGCAAGAACAAAGGTGGAAGACTTCTATAAAAACGCCCTGCAGGAGGGGAAACTAAAATAA
- a CDS encoding glycoside hydrolase family 43 protein: MANLKISFFIAFLVAGIASRSLAQQPSVFLADPTIFKDKGHFYLYGTGSNQGFPVYVSADLKTWKSVEGVADDLALRRGDAFGNGGFWAPQIITYKGIYYMAYTADEHIAIAKASSPAGPFKQDSLVALSGTGKQIDPFLFFDDDGKIYLYHVKLQNGNRIFVTEMKPDLSDVVAGTAKECISGTAGWENTAASDWPVTEGPTILKHKKTYYLIYSANDFRNKDYAVGYATSTSPYGPWKKYDGNPVISRHNIGHSGSGHGDVFTDSRHNIYYVLHTHNSEEKVSPRATGLLKLSFKDVKGGPAVLVADTASFRWLQKK, from the coding sequence ATGGCTAACCTGAAGATCTCTTTTTTCATCGCATTCCTTGTGGCCGGTATTGCTTCCAGAAGCCTGGCACAACAACCCTCCGTATTTCTTGCAGATCCCACAATCTTTAAGGATAAAGGGCACTTTTACTTATATGGGACCGGCAGTAATCAGGGATTTCCTGTATATGTATCAGCAGACCTGAAAACCTGGAAATCAGTAGAAGGTGTAGCTGACGACCTGGCTTTGCGGCGCGGCGACGCATTTGGTAACGGTGGCTTCTGGGCGCCTCAGATCATTACTTATAAAGGCATTTATTATATGGCATACACTGCCGACGAACACATAGCGATCGCTAAAGCATCCAGTCCGGCAGGGCCCTTTAAACAGGATTCTCTCGTAGCCCTCAGCGGAACAGGCAAACAGATCGATCCATTCCTCTTCTTTGATGATGATGGGAAAATATACCTTTATCATGTCAAATTACAGAACGGCAACCGCATCTTTGTTACAGAGATGAAACCTGATCTGTCTGACGTCGTAGCCGGCACGGCAAAAGAATGCATATCGGGTACAGCAGGATGGGAAAATACAGCCGCATCAGACTGGCCTGTCACAGAAGGACCTACGATATTAAAACATAAGAAAACTTATTACCTGATCTATTCTGCAAATGATTTCCGGAATAAAGACTATGCGGTAGGATACGCAACATCGACATCTCCCTACGGACCATGGAAAAAATATGACGGCAACCCGGTCATCAGCAGACATAACATCGGACATAGCGGCAGTGGTCACGGAGACGTATTCACTGACAGCAGGCATAACATATACTACGTACTACATACACATAACTCGGAAGAAAAAGTATCACCACGTGCTACAGGTTTATTGAAACTGTCTTTCAAAGATGTAAAAGGAGGACCGGCAGTCCTGGTAGCGGATACAGCTTCATTCCGTTGGTTACAGAAAAAATAG
- a CDS encoding DUF2200 domain-containing protein — protein METSNTHNERIAKMTFSSVYPMYIAKVEKKGRTKEELDQVITWLTGFDDSQLLELINEKVTFDTFFQRASLHPNAHLITGMICGYRIEEIENPLTQKVRYLDKLVDELAKGRKMEKILRS, from the coding sequence ATGGAAACATCCAACACACACAATGAACGTATCGCTAAAATGACCTTCTCCTCCGTCTACCCCATGTACATCGCCAAGGTGGAGAAAAAAGGCAGAACAAAAGAAGAATTAGACCAGGTCATAACATGGCTGACAGGTTTCGATGACAGTCAGCTGCTGGAACTGATAAACGAAAAAGTCACCTTTGACACTTTTTTCCAACGCGCTTCCCTCCACCCTAACGCTCATCTTATTACCGGCATGATCTGCGGATATCGCATAGAAGAGATCGAAAATCCATTAACGCAGAAAGTCCGGTACCTGGATAAGTTGGTCGACGAATTAGCAAAGGGCAGGAAAATGGAAAAGATCCTCCGCAGCTAA
- a CDS encoding Imm10 family immunity protein, with translation MNTISFKATVASAEKNEQDQFFMIGLADDEYDFENYILLQQSFSFSEQDKQTGMDGHYFEINGQENAAYKVCTQVILEKDAITFVLDTNITGDLEKVVVDISEVEAEEGFNEYLQAIMGDRLVDNTH, from the coding sequence ATGAATACGATCAGCTTTAAGGCAACAGTAGCTTCCGCGGAAAAAAATGAACAAGATCAGTTCTTTATGATAGGACTGGCTGACGATGAATACGATTTCGAAAATTATATCCTGCTTCAGCAATCATTCTCCTTCAGTGAACAGGATAAGCAAACAGGTATGGATGGACACTATTTCGAGATAAACGGACAGGAAAATGCGGCCTACAAGGTTTGCACACAGGTCATCTTAGAAAAGGATGCGATCACCTTCGTTTTGGATACAAACATAACAGGAGACCTGGAAAAAGTAGTGGTAGACATTTCCGAAGTCGAAGCAGAAGAAGGGTTTAACGAATACCTGCAGGCAATAATGGGAGATCGCCTGGTAGATAACACGCATTAG
- the rluF gene encoding 23S rRNA pseudouridine(2604) synthase RluF translates to MDQSISLNKFISDTGYCSRREADNLITSGRVLLNDRPAALGNRYKPGDTVEVDGSLITAAKKEKRVYLALNKPPGITTTTELHIKDNIISFVNYPQRIFPIGRLDKDSEGLIFLTNDGDIINKILRAANNHEKEYVVRVNKPIDTNFLHQMSQGVPILDTRTLPCKVQMTGRQTFRITLTQGLNRQIRRMCEYLGYTVVGLQRVRIMNVRLDKLPLGKWRYLSEAEIAFIKESVADSTKVSGESKPSGARRKTAKPVEEKEHLRTGSTPKNKPATGHKRVAAPAKHREEQEPAFMPKNKPSAGHNRAAAPAKHREQQEPAFTPKNKSSTHKHKPADKDSKPQTGKATEKSWKKEHPAQKSTTSRRGKPAGAANNTGKGKEKKDGRRGRR, encoded by the coding sequence TTGGACCAATCAATCAGTTTAAACAAGTTTATCAGTGATACCGGATATTGTTCACGTCGTGAGGCAGACAATCTCATCACCTCAGGACGGGTATTATTGAATGACCGGCCGGCTGCTTTGGGTAACCGTTACAAGCCGGGAGACACTGTAGAGGTAGATGGCAGCCTTATCACTGCTGCCAAAAAAGAGAAACGGGTATACCTGGCGCTCAACAAGCCGCCTGGTATCACTACGACCACAGAATTGCACATCAAGGATAATATTATCAGTTTTGTGAATTATCCACAGCGAATATTCCCGATCGGTCGTCTCGATAAGGACTCTGAAGGACTGATTTTCCTTACTAACGATGGTGATATCATCAATAAGATACTAAGGGCTGCTAACAATCATGAGAAAGAATATGTCGTAAGGGTGAACAAACCTATCGATACTAACTTTTTGCATCAGATGTCGCAGGGAGTACCTATTCTGGATACCCGGACCCTCCCTTGTAAGGTGCAGATGACGGGGCGTCAGACCTTTCGTATCACCCTGACGCAGGGGCTTAACCGGCAGATCAGGCGCATGTGTGAATACCTTGGCTATACGGTAGTTGGTTTGCAGCGTGTGCGTATTATGAATGTACGGCTCGACAAACTGCCCCTGGGTAAATGGCGCTATCTCAGTGAGGCTGAAATCGCATTTATAAAGGAAAGTGTGGCAGATTCCACGAAGGTTAGTGGTGAAAGTAAACCATCTGGAGCACGTAGGAAGACAGCGAAACCTGTTGAGGAGAAGGAGCATCTCAGAACTGGTTCTACACCGAAGAATAAGCCCGCTACGGGTCATAAGCGTGTAGCAGCACCAGCTAAGCACAGAGAAGAGCAGGAACCTGCTTTTATGCCCAAAAATAAGCCTTCTGCGGGTCATAATCGTGCAGCAGCGCCAGCTAAGCACAGGGAACAGCAGGAACCTGCTTTTACGCCTAAAAATAAGTCTTCGACGCATAAGCATAAACCTGCAGATAAAGATAGTAAACCTCAAACTGGCAAAGCGACAGAGAAATCCTGGAAAAAGGAGCATCCTGCACAAAAATCTACGACGTCCCGTAGGGGAAAGCCGGCTGGCGCAGCAAATAATACAGGTAAAGGAAAAGAAAAAAAGGACGGTAGGAGAGGAAGGCGGTAA
- a CDS encoding DUF1877 family protein, which translates to MSQSITLYRISQESFEVMKANPEGTVILDISKENIVFPQTFEGLKFVLSKEQDEDAVSLLEQIFYPETYIGKEIDLDELEMLSDDIDFESTAIYYNDTDDVADMHAVLSNISIEQFHKLYDANELNENRIYPDNVWIEEGEEDRAFTREHLAREFTDLKSFIAAANADNDYVLSLVR; encoded by the coding sequence ATGAGTCAGAGCATAACGTTATATCGTATATCGCAGGAGAGTTTTGAGGTAATGAAGGCAAATCCGGAAGGAACTGTTATACTGGATATCTCCAAAGAAAATATTGTTTTTCCGCAAACTTTTGAAGGATTGAAATTTGTTTTATCTAAGGAGCAGGATGAAGACGCTGTTTCTTTGCTGGAGCAGATATTTTATCCTGAAACGTATATAGGTAAGGAGATTGATCTGGATGAACTGGAGATGTTGTCAGATGATATTGACTTTGAAAGTACTGCTATCTATTATAACGATACAGATGATGTTGCGGATATGCACGCTGTATTAAGTAATATATCGATTGAACAGTTTCATAAGCTGTACGACGCAAACGAACTGAACGAAAACCGTATTTACCCTGATAATGTCTGGATCGAGGAAGGTGAGGAGGACAGAGCATTTACCCGTGAGCATCTGGCAAGGGAATTTACTGACCTGAAGAGTTTTATAGCAGCAGCGAATGCGGACAATGATTATGTTTTGTCTTTGGTAAGATAG
- a CDS encoding methyltransferase domain-containing protein has product MPWNPDVYNQFKEKRAAPFHDLISHIHAAPGMRMIDLGCGTGALTKVLADKFPECQVLGIDSSAEMLAKAPQQENISFAQRSVEAQLALSEKWDVIVANASLQWVEDHPVLFPQVISKLLPGGQLAVQMPSQPENVLNQLLYKLVHESPFYDVLKDVIRNSPVLSLDDYTTLLFGNGAREVTVYQKVYPIVAQSIETLYEFISGSALVPYMEKLEEPLQSTFVRVFKERIAQHYPTSPMVYAFKRIILVASF; this is encoded by the coding sequence ATGCCCTGGAATCCTGATGTGTATAACCAGTTTAAGGAAAAAAGAGCTGCTCCTTTCCATGACCTTATCAGCCATATTCATGCAGCACCGGGTATGCGTATGATCGATCTGGGCTGTGGAACGGGAGCGTTGACAAAAGTACTGGCAGATAAATTCCCGGAGTGCCAGGTGCTTGGTATTGATAGTTCTGCTGAAATGCTGGCCAAGGCTCCACAGCAGGAGAATATTTCCTTTGCGCAGCGGTCAGTAGAAGCGCAGCTGGCATTATCCGAAAAATGGGATGTCATTGTTGCAAATGCTTCCTTGCAGTGGGTGGAAGATCATCCCGTTCTTTTTCCTCAGGTTATTTCTAAATTATTGCCCGGTGGACAATTGGCGGTGCAGATGCCATCACAGCCGGAAAACGTGCTGAACCAGCTTCTCTATAAACTGGTACATGAAAGTCCCTTTTATGATGTTTTAAAGGATGTTATCCGAAATTCGCCGGTCCTGTCACTTGATGACTATACGACGCTGCTGTTTGGTAATGGGGCGAGAGAGGTGACCGTGTATCAGAAGGTCTATCCGATAGTCGCTCAATCTATCGAAACACTGTATGAGTTTATATCAGGATCTGCGTTGGTGCCTTATATGGAAAAGCTGGAAGAGCCTTTGCAATCAACGTTTGTGCGTGTATTTAAGGAAAGAATAGCACAACATTATCCTACTTCACCAATGGTATACGCATTCAAACGGATCATACTAGTAGCCAGTTTTTGA
- a CDS encoding helix-turn-helix domain-containing protein, giving the protein MEYQAKYITDDIKLSCYQDKFFKSDIIFEHHMLIWFISGETKIVQAEGTYMFQKGDIFLIPRNQLATIINYPKDGLPHQTVVMHLTTDWLRNFYDKIQVKSKTVAEQKIRHYNNHPLLQSCLSSLIPYFDMTELPENIANLKITEAVSILRSIDPDLDNMLANFEEPGKINLTDYMEKNFMFNMPMERFGYLTGRSLTTFKRDFKKAFDTTPQKWLTKKRLELAHYHLLEKKRKPIDVCYEVGFENLSHFSFAFKKHFGYAPTALLGARH; this is encoded by the coding sequence ATGGAATATCAGGCTAAATACATTACAGACGACATTAAGTTGTCCTGCTACCAGGACAAGTTCTTCAAATCGGATATCATATTTGAGCATCACATGCTTATCTGGTTTATCTCCGGGGAGACGAAAATTGTGCAGGCAGAAGGAACGTATATGTTTCAGAAGGGAGATATTTTTCTCATACCGAGGAACCAGTTAGCTACGATTATCAATTATCCTAAAGATGGTTTGCCGCATCAGACGGTTGTTATGCACCTGACGACAGACTGGCTGCGCAACTTCTACGATAAGATCCAGGTGAAGTCGAAGACGGTTGCAGAACAGAAGATCCGGCATTATAACAATCATCCGTTGCTGCAAAGTTGTCTGTCATCGCTCATTCCTTATTTTGATATGACGGAGTTGCCTGAAAATATTGCGAATTTAAAGATTACGGAAGCCGTTAGTATACTACGGTCTATAGATCCGGACCTGGATAATATGCTGGCGAATTTTGAGGAACCTGGCAAGATCAACCTGACGGATTACATGGAGAAGAACTTTATGTTCAACATGCCAATGGAGCGATTTGGCTATCTGACGGGGAGAAGTCTGACTACCTTTAAAAGAGATTTTAAGAAGGCATTTGACACCACTCCACAGAAGTGGCTGACGAAGAAGCGCCTGGAACTGGCGCATTATCACCTATTAGAGAAAAAAAGGAAGCCTATTGATGTTTGTTATGAAGTGGGTTTTGAGAACCTTTCACACTTTTCATTTGCATTCAAGAAGCATTTCGGTTATGCGCCTACAGCACTGTTGGGGGCGCGGCACTAA